The DNA sequence GCCGGACCGGCTGACATCTTCGTCCAGCACGACCATGGAATTGAAATACACCCGCTCGTTCTGGCCTTCCAGCTGATACCGGGTCGTCCCGGCAATCAGGGTGCGCGGCCCGAGATAGGCGCCAATCGCATCCAGTGCGTTGATATCGTTCAGCAGGCTGGTCGGGATGGCCCCTTCCGGCCAGACGATGATGTCGCCAGGCTGGCTCTCGCCATTGGTCATCATGCGCAGATATTCGACCATCACGGCATCCGGGCCGACCTCCCACTTCTCGTCCTGCGGCACGCCGGAATCCATCAGCACGACATATTGTTCGGTCTGCGGTGACGGCGCGGCGATGCGCTGGGCGCCCCAGGCCCAACCGAACGCGAGCAGAATGACCGCGCCGAATGAGGGGGCGATCCGCAGGACCAGGCCGCGTGCATCGCGGGTGTCGACCATCGCTGCCGGGGCCGACATCACGAAAACGGTCAGAAGGGTTAGCCAGTAGACCCCGCCCAGCGAGGCTGCCTGCGACAGCGCCCCGCCCGGCACCCAGGTCGTGCCCGGCAGGTTCCAGGGGAAGCCGCCGAACAAGTGGCCCCGTACAAATTCTGCCAGCGCGAAGAAGAAGGCAAAGACGAAGACCCGCGACGGCGAGGCAGACCAGAAGGCCCCCGCCATAGCCCCGAAGGCCCCCCAGATCAGCGCCATACCGGCCGGCAACAGGATCAACGGCATCCAGAGAAAGACGGCATACCGCTCCGGCTCAACCAGGAAAGGTTCGGCCGTCCAGTGCATGGAAATCAGCGTAAACCCGACGCCGAACGCCCAGGTCCGCATAAACACCGCCCTGCCCCACCGGCGATGCCCACGGGCGCCGTCGATCATCCAGATCAGGCCGGTGAAGGACAGCGCCAGCACGGCGCTGAAATGGAACGGGGCAAACGCGACGGCGGAAAACGCGCCCAGCAGGACGGCGGCCCCTGCAGCGGCCCACCCGGTCAGCCGGGCAAACGCTTCATGCAGAGGTCCAAGCGCAGTGAACCCGTGGCTGCGGACAGCACTATTCATTTTTGACTACTCCTGCGGCTTGGGCGCGGGCACAGGTTCGGGCGTCCGGAGACGCAGGCGCCGGATGCGGCGGGCATCGGCATCGAGGACTTCGATCTCGACCCCGGACGGGTGGCGCAGGATTTCCCCGCGCACAGGCACACGCCCGGCAAGCGCGTAGGCGATGCCGCCCAGCGTGTCGAATTCCGACTCCTCATCATTGAGTTCGAGGTCAATCCCCGTCTCCTCGGCGAAATCCTGAATTTCGGTGCGCGCATCGACTTCCCACACCCGTGCGCTGCGCCGGACGAACATGGGCTCTTCATCGTCGTGTTCGTCTTCGATGTCACCGACGATTTCCTCTACCAGGTCTTCCAGACTCACCAGTCCGTCCGTTCCACCATACTCATCCACAACCAATGCCAGATGAATGCGGGTGGACTGCATCTTCACCAGCAAATCGGACAGTTTCATGGAGGGCGGAACATAAAGCACTTCCCGGTGCAGCCGCTCCAGCGGCCGCTTGGTCTGTTCGCCGCCCTTGGCCAGCTCGCTGACCACATCCTTGATGTGCACAAACCCGATCGGATCATCCAGCGTTTCGCGGAACACCGGCAGGCGCGAATGGGTGCATTCGGCAAACACTTTCAGAAGGTCGGGGAAATCGATGTTCACCTCGACGGCCTTCACCTCGGCCCGGGCGACCATCACGTCTTCGACGCGTAATTCCTGGAATTCCTGAATGCGCAGGCGCATTGCCTGAGGGGTCACAGGGGCGGATGCCTCCGAATTGCCGTTTGGTTCAGCCGGCGCTGCAGGCGCACTTTTCTGCCGGCGGCCTATTCCAAAAAAGCTACGCCGACGCTTTTGCGGCGCGGTATCAGAAGGGTCTGGATCGCTCATCGTCTCAGTAAATCAGTCTGTTCCATATGGGTTTGGAATGCCCAGCGATGCAAGCGCCTTTATTTCCAATCCTTCCATCAGAGCCGCTTCCGCCTCTACCTCATGATCATGTCCCAGCAGGTGCAGGTATCCATGCACCAGCAGATGCGTCAGGTGATCGGCGAGGCTGATGCCCTGCATTTCCGCATCGCGGGCCGAAACCCCCAGCGCGACAGCAATATCGCCCAGCAGCGGCCGGTCCATCTCATGGGCCGGGAAAGACAACACGTCCGTCGGCTTGTCCTTGTTCCGGAAATCGCGGTTCAGCTGGTGCAGCGCCGCGTCATCGGCCAGCAACAGCGACACGGTGCCGTCTGCCGGTTCCACGGCTGCCGCCGCCGCAAAGGCGCGGTCGCACAGCGCGGCGAGATCCGGCAGGGCGTCCCAGCCGGTCTCTTCAACAATCAGGTCTGTCGTGATCATGGGGTGGCTCAGTTGCCCTCGCCCGCCGCGGCATAGGCGTCGATGATACGGCTGACCAGGCCATGACGGACAACGTCTGCAGCGGTCAGCGTGTGGACATTGATCCCTTCGACATCCGACAGAATCTGCAGCGCATGGCGCAGGCCGGAGGTCTGGATGCCCGGCAGGTCCACCTGCCCCGGATCGCCGGTGACCACCATGCGGCTGTCACGGCCCAGCCGGGTCAGCACCATTTTCATCTGCGCGACGGTCGTGTTCTGCGCCTCATCCACAATCACGAACGCATTCTTCAGCGTCCGCCCGCGCATGAAGGCGATGGGCGCCACCTCGATTTCACCGCGCGCCATGCGCCGTTCCATCTGTTCCTGGCCCATCAGTTCGCGCAGGCTGTCCCAGATGGGCAGCATGTAGGGGTCGACCTTCTCTTCCAGCGTGCCGGGCAGGAAGCCGAGCTTTTCACCCGCTTCCACGGCCGGGCGCGTCACGATCAGGCGCTGGCGCAGGCCGGACATCAGCTCTGCCACACCGGCGGCAACGGCCAGGAAAGTCTTGCCCGTGCCCGCCGGTCCGATGCCGAAGACGAGCCCGTTTTCCGGATTGCCGAGCAGATTGATGTAGCGCGCCTGTCCCTTGGTCTGCGGCGTGATCGGCTTTTTCAGACCTTTCAGGCCGCCGCCGAAACTCTGCGCCGGGGTCGAAGCCGCCTCGATGGCGGCGTCGAGGTCCATATCGGTGATGTCCACGCCAGCGCGCATGCGGCGCTCCAGTTCAGCGAGCGCTGCTTCTGCAATAGAGACGCCTTCCGCCGTGCCGGCCAGCAGGATGCCGCCGCCCTGGCTTTCCGCGCGCAGGCCGTAATCCTTCAGCTTGTCTTCCAGCCGGTGCAGGTAACGGTGGTGCGGCCCGCACAGATCGCGCAGGCGTTCGGCATGGCTGACTTCGTAGAAACGGCTCACCGGCACGCCCGGGGAAAGATTGGGACGGCGCTTTCCGTTCACAGGGCCGCCTCGCGGGTATCTGCCGGCACGTCGACCAGCTCACCCGAAAGCGAGTTGAGGCTGGCATCGATCACGCGAACGTCCACGATACGCCCCTTCAGGTCCGGTATGGTCATGGCATGATCCTGCGGCAGGTCGAAATGAACCGCCTGAAGCCATGGCGAACGGCCATGCGCCTGGCCGGGATTGCGGCCCTTGCCGGTAATCAGAACCGGCACGGTCTGGCCGATCTTGGAGCGGTTGAAGGCGGTCTGCTGTTCCCGCAGAAGCTGTTGCAGCTGCTGCAGGCGCGCGTCCTTCACCTCTTCCGGAACCTGGCCGAACATGTCCGCCGCCGGCG is a window from the uncultured Hyphomonas sp. genome containing:
- the lnt gene encoding apolipoprotein N-acyltransferase translates to MNSAVRSHGFTALGPLHEAFARLTGWAAAGAAVLLGAFSAVAFAPFHFSAVLALSFTGLIWMIDGARGHRRWGRAVFMRTWAFGVGFTLISMHWTAEPFLVEPERYAVFLWMPLILLPAGMALIWGAFGAMAGAFWSASPSRVFVFAFFFALAEFVRGHLFGGFPWNLPGTTWVPGGALSQAASLGGVYWLTLLTVFVMSAPAAMVDTRDARGLVLRIAPSFGAVILLAFGWAWGAQRIAAPSPQTEQYVVLMDSGVPQDEKWEVGPDAVMVEYLRMMTNGESQPGDIIVWPEGAIPTSLLNDINALDAIGAYLGPRTLIAGTTRYQLEGQNERVYFNSMVVLDEDVSRSGAVALYDKFRLVPFGELAAAQIIPFGQAISDYLPGAMQQLARSGFQPGTGPAVIFADNVPPFVALICYEGLYPEITRTANLAARADWIVLVSNDAWFGGGMGPAQHYAQNRYRAIESGLPMVRVASRGASAIIDGYGREVLRASPVQDAPSGWRTTFGRGKLPAPAKVTLYQSRAGVVLFWLTLAGFVGLAFATWRR
- a CDS encoding transporter associated domain-containing protein produces the protein MTPQAMRLRIQEFQELRVEDVMVARAEVKAVEVNIDFPDLLKVFAECTHSRLPVFRETLDDPIGFVHIKDVVSELAKGGEQTKRPLERLHREVLYVPPSMKLSDLLVKMQSTRIHLALVVDEYGGTDGLVSLEDLVEEIVGDIEDEHDDEEPMFVRRSARVWEVDARTEIQDFAEETGIDLELNDEESEFDTLGGIAYALAGRVPVRGEILRHPSGVEIEVLDADARRIRRLRLRTPEPVPAPKPQE
- the ybeY gene encoding rRNA maturation RNase YbeY codes for the protein MITTDLIVEETGWDALPDLAALCDRAFAAAAAVEPADGTVSLLLADDAALHQLNRDFRNKDKPTDVLSFPAHEMDRPLLGDIAVALGVSARDAEMQGISLADHLTHLLVHGYLHLLGHDHEVEAEAALMEGLEIKALASLGIPNPYGTD
- a CDS encoding PhoH family protein — encoded protein: MSRFYEVSHAERLRDLCGPHHRYLHRLEDKLKDYGLRAESQGGGILLAGTAEGVSIAEAALAELERRMRAGVDITDMDLDAAIEAASTPAQSFGGGLKGLKKPITPQTKGQARYINLLGNPENGLVFGIGPAGTGKTFLAVAAGVAELMSGLRQRLIVTRPAVEAGEKLGFLPGTLEEKVDPYMLPIWDSLRELMGQEQMERRMARGEIEVAPIAFMRGRTLKNAFVIVDEAQNTTVAQMKMVLTRLGRDSRMVVTGDPGQVDLPGIQTSGLRHALQILSDVEGINVHTLTAADVVRHGLVSRIIDAYAAAGEGN